Genomic DNA from Magnolia sinica isolate HGM2019 chromosome 4, MsV1, whole genome shotgun sequence:
aggctttcaatgccagctaatggtttattcttgttatggatgagatttcacatgctaaatgttatgtttattttgcgttcctgatatacatgtgttatatcgagatttgtgtattctgtgtgtatgtaggaagtaccgtatacgtataaagtATGCAcatgtgttttccatgattatttgtcatgtatttatgctagatgtatgcgtgtcaactccttggcaaaaggaattgtccaaatgcgtgtatttcaacatacgtcatgtatgttgtattatgtattctaagtgtttgtagaaatgtctgaatgatctaaagtgtaatatatcaacctagtatgggcgttgagaagcgattctcaactctcctattagtgtgtatgatttccttcatgcaagttacattccttgttgtttaatttcaagcattacttatgtgtaaaattcatgtcaagttgatattctttaaatgcttataaccacatgatttgagttgttgttccattactattatccattgttgatatgaatatctgttgtagtggaatatgtttgggactatgaattagtccaggaaatcggtaatcgaccttgagattgtggctgaggctgcttttgCCACAAAGGATGTGTTAGAcaaacccaagtcgtattagagttgtcggcagtggtttggccacacggagtgtttgcgcactctatgtcgttcaacccaacgtgcgctcgtgttagtcgagttcgtcaagtaacccgattgtccgatgtatgttcaccatgtatggacgctattgcttgaatctaaggtaccaaacttaccagtgcagatcctattaaccgttgtaccttgatccgctaagactcatgagccggacatggtggtatgggacaccgtggtcgagctgtcggcctatgctggggtgacgagcctccccgtagtgaccagtgagcaaccaaactcgtgagccgattatggtggtatgggacactatattcaagctttcagcctacattgattggtgacgagccctttgtagtgacctcgagcatacctggataccgcattgaggtgacgagccttagtgtagtaacgaaggtatgataggcgtgcattgattggtgacgagccctttgcaacgacctgaaatcatatgatcgtatgagatgatctaggactgacgaccctagaatggatcactgtttggacattgatatgaggaaggtatcttagcttcccaattctgctatatgaaaaggactaataacaacttggtaatcatgttcatgcaccgcatttgcatgtgctttgtagatgtggcgcactttgaggcgatgtcatgcataacgtaagatgaagacgctgagggtgtacgcgcgagggcacgcatcattctgcatacatccttgcattaacaagagtacttaggacatgtttgattgttctgctttatcattactgcttgattgaattgataacatgttaacctttgctttattgttccactgagttgatcactcactcccacgttctggggcggtgtttaaacacccaccagactctgtcttagttgcagatgttgatgcggctcctgaggcagagcaggagtttgatgatgatgaggctgtattttctttcatgcaattttcagatgggttctagtgaaccttgttctgatgcgcgggatgctgggatttcttttgggattaaatgatgtaacttgatacttgtaattttgatagtaacacttgtaacacgacctggtatgtatatgtatttcagggatttgcacatgtacacttatattcctttaagtcttccgcttgcattcttcacttatccctgaattatatttgtagtttggcttaatctattccatgttttatgcactcatatagacaacatacatccatcattaaatatgttgcataagtgatgttttggaactcgggagttgagctatgctcgacccccgaatttcagggcgttacatttaggtttaggtattcgagaatacatttaggttttaggtttaggtttaggttataggttataggtttaggttaaggtatatgtttaggtttcagtttaggctATATGCTATaagtttggggaattgagaataggttaaggtttaggtttaggaaatcgggttcgggatcggctgtaggttttggttttcaagtttaggtttaggtttaggttagggagttgagtttaggattaggtgtaggtttaggttttgggatttgagaatacatttaggttttaggtttatgtttaggttataggttataggtttaggtttaggaaatcgggttcgggttcgggatcgggtttaggtttgggttttcagtttaggtttaggtttaggttaaggagtttagattaggattaggtgtaggtttaggtttacggatttaagaatacatttaggttttaggtttaggtttaggttataggttatagttttaggtttaggtttaggaaatcgggttcgggttcgggatcgggtttaggttttggttttcaagtttaggtttaggtttaggttagggagtttagattaggattaggtgtaggtttaggtttagggatttgagaatacattaaggtttaggtatttgagaatagttttaggttataggtttaggtttagggatttgagaataggtttaggttataagtttaggtttaggtttacgtttaagttaaggttatatgttaaggttaaggttataggtttatgtttaggttaaggttataggtttaggtttaggttaggttataggtttttggttaaggtttaggttatagttataggttttgggatttgagaataggtttaggttataagtataggtttaggttgggttataggttaaggtttagggaattgagtttaggttataggttgtggttatacgttataggtttagggtatggtttaggttataggttttgggatttgagaataggtttagggaataagtataggtttaggttaggttgtaggctaaagtttagggaattgagaataggttaatgtttaggttaaggaaatcgggttcgggttcgggatcgggtttaggtttgggttttcaagtataggtttaggtttaggttagggagttgagattaggattaggtgtaggtttaggtttagggatttgagaatacatttaggttttaggtttaggtttaggttataggttattggtttacgttttagtttaggttaaggtttaggtttaggtttcagtttaggttataagctataggtttagggaattgagaataggttaaggtttaggtttaggaaatcaggttcgggttcgggatcgggtttaggtttgggttttcaagtttaagtttaggtttaggttagggagttgagattaggattaggtataggtttaggtttagagattgagaatacattaaggtttaggtttaggaaatcgagttcgggttcgggatcaggtttaggtttgggttttcaagtttaggtttaggtttaggttagggagttgagattaggattaggtgtaggtttaggtttagggatttgagaatacgttaaggtttaggttttggaaatcgggttcggattcgggatcgggtttaggtttgagttttcaagtttaggtttaggtttaggttagggagttgagattaggattaggtgtaggtttaggtttagggatttgagaatacatttaggttttgggtttatgtttaggttatacgttataggtttaggtttaggtttaggttaaggtataggtttaggtttcggtttaggttataagcaataggtttggggaattgagaataggttaaggtttaggtttaggaaatcgggttcaggttcgggatcgggtttaggttttggttttcaagtttaggtttaggtttaggttagggagttgagattaggattaggtgtaggtttaggtttacgaatttgagattacatttaggttttaggtttaggtttaggttataggttacaggttttggttttagtttaggtttaggttaaggttttggtttaggcttaggtttaggttataagctataggtttaaggaattgagaataggttaaggtttaggtttaggaaatcgggttcgggttcgggatcgggtttaggtttaggtttaggttaaggtataggtttaggtttcggtttaggttataagcaataggtttagggaattgagaataggttaaggttaaggtttaggaaatcgggttcaggttcgggatcggttttaggttttggttttcaagtttaggtttaggtttaggttagggagttgagattaggattaggtgtaggtttaggtttagggatttgagattacatttaggttttaggtttaggtttaggttataggttacaggttttggttttggtttaggtttaggttaaggttttggtttaggcttaggtttaggttataagctataggtttaaggaattgagaataggttaaggtttaggtttaggaaatcgggttcgggtttgggatcgggtttaagttttagttttcaagtttaggtttaggtttaggttagggagttgagattaggattaggtgtaggtttaggtttagggattcggaaatatatttaggttttaggtttaggtttaggtttaggttataagatataggtttagggaattgagaataggtataggtttaggtttaggaaatcgggttcgggttcgggatcgggtttaggtttgggttttcaagtttaggtttaggtttaggttagggagttgagattaggattaggtgtaggtttaggtttagggattcgagaatacattttggttttaggtttaggtttaggttataggttataggtttaggttttggtttaggttaaggtataggtttaggtttcggtttaagttataagctataggtttagggaattgataataggttaaggtttaggtttaggaaatcgggttcgggttcgggatcaggtttaggttttggttttcaagtttaggtttaggtttaggttagggagttgggatttggattaggtgtaggtttaggattttggatttgagaatacatttaggttttaggtttaggtttaggttattggttataggtttaggtttaggaaatcgggttcaggttcgggatcgggtttaggtttgggttttcaagtttaggtttaggtttaggttcgggagtttagattaggattaggtgtaggtttaggtttagggatttgagaatacactaaggtttaggtttaggtttaggtatttgagaataggtttaggtttaggtttagggattttagaataagtttaggtttaggtttaggttaaggttatatgttaaggttaaggttataggtttaggtttaggttaaggttataggtttaggtttaggttaaggttataggtttttggttaaggtttgggttatagttataggttttgggatttgagaataggtttaggttaggttataggttaaggtttagggaattgagtttaggttataggttataggttataggtttaggttttaggtttttggatttgagaataggtttaagttataagtataggtttaggttaggttataggttaaggtttagggaattgagtttaggttataggttcaggttataggttataggtttagggtatggtttaggttataggttttggaatttgagaataggtttagggaataagtataggtttaggttaggttgtaggttaaagtttagggaattgagtttaggttatagtttataggtttaggttataggtttaggttgtagttataggttttgggatttgagaataggtttaggttataggttaagggtatggtccctacaaatacagatataaacacggcctgctccaattggccaggccccttcaatgctatccataggaaatggacagcttcatcatagtcataacagcggttcccatcttcaacggacccccgctcaacatccggatagctccgacgcacatccaggtctgctccatcaatttcgagtaaatacataaacatggcatgtccaaatggccaggccactccaatgctgtccataagaaatggacagctttatcatggtcataacagcggttcccaccttccagggacccccgctcaacatccggatagctccgacgcacatccgagtctgctccatcaatttcgagtaaatacataaacatggcctatcccattggccaggccactccaatgctgtccataaatggacagcttcatcatggtcataacaacggttcccaccttccagggacccccgctcaacatccggatagctccgacgcacatccgagtctgctccatcaatttcgagctaatacatttaaaaacaacataattatatctaaaagcatctggatacctagagaaggcctcccatattcgtatcattggttactcatccctttgtctataagccacaattgaccaacactttctattgttaCCTGTACTttaaccaacacaaatataactgggaaacattataaggaataagaaaaaatgaatttacctgtacacatataaggaaaataaagaattaaaaaattctaatttatcAGTAAGGTCcaatttattagtcagatacatccagctagaGCAAacactgcttttttttttttctagattgaaacagggtagatagttgatgatcttttcatatataaccaatctgacatatggagagatggacttataattatgccatgtgcctcactcagacatctcctaacaaattttctttctaatacaacaaaaaagctcatcacttgtccattctctgttcatgaaacaaaatgaaggttcttcttgaaacaatgctgggtttcaaaatcaatttgaaaacactatatataagtgtgttttgcataaatgataaaagccatatatataagatcttgatgtcaccaaagaatatatcaaaattaatTTGAAGGCACtgtggataagtgcattttgcagataagtatgataaaagggtgtgaaatacctacagagactatccagacatcacacgaacatatcatgacagttttacattcaaataaaccattccatttatccatcatatagatggatctagcaactatagccagtaatgaaggcttgcacattcagttccaagtaatcatatacaacaaatatataggaGACCATAGGTACCTGCATATAACATAGTGGTAAGAGTAATGGAAAAGTAGTAAAACTAGTAAGCAGCAATCCCATGAAATAGGACACCCTTCTACAACCTAAAAAGtcactttcttttataagaaagtGTGTGTGAGATACAGAGATAGGATATACcctagagagcgagagagaggctTACCTTGACAACTGCTATAAACATCTCCCTTAAACTGCACTTGCTGAACCAACGGACACTCACACACCCTTCCACGGAATGTATCCTGAAGAAATAAAGCAACTACCAGCATTCATGGAAACATCTCAACTTGTATGCTGGGCTAATTGTACCCTTTAATACCTTACAACCAGTAATGTTGGCAGCCTCGTCTTCCCAGCAACCACCATTATAGTTCAAACACtcgtttttctgaattttatgaactgacaccattcatttgaaaatttagctgaaaataaaatataaaaacaatagaaaatgagatgcaaaaatctgatctaaggcatgcgtttgtacatttaatgattctacatgtattccaaccatccacactcaaaagaagaaaattttagtAAGCTTCTTTCAAACTTAAAATCTTGCTAAGCTTCTTTTGAGAACTATTTATCTGAAACTCCAGAAAAGAACTTCTCAAAAGAATTTTAGAAAACTCCACCAAGAACTATTTATCTGGATCTATGAAAGAACCAAAAAAGAGAGATCATGACCATCTAGTTCCCTAGAAAGCATGAAACAACTCACAATGCCATTCCCTTAAAACCATGAAAGAACCAAAActaatcaacaaaaaaaaaaaaaaaaaagattgaagaACCACTCTAGCACAGGCAACCCCCCTTCTTTGAAGAAACTAATGACAGATTCAATTTCAAAGATGGTAGCTCATGCTTAATGAATGAATATCATATTCCTTATGCAGCAATATCTACAAAAATCTTATTAGAGTTGCTTGTTGTCACAAACCCTTGGTTGGGTAAAGTGTGCTATATAAAACCATCCTTGTAATAACCTTCTTCTTGGTTTTTGTACCCTTTTTCTGCTGGTATGAGTACCAGCTAATGTTAGCTACCAATACCAACAACTGTCAACTAATATTATTTCTAATCAAAGGATTCAAAGAGCCATGAAAAAGATTAAAGACATTAAGAAAAAGATGTTTTCAACTACTTTTATCAAGCCAGAGTGCCTCCATAGggcctttcctttgcctttcaatACAGTggagatggttgaaatgaaaaagaaagaaaataaataaataaaatcaaaactctaaacaatgagatctgaaaggaaaacagatctaGGTGAACAATACTTGTcaaagatccaggccgttcatcaagaAGGGTGCATTGTGAAATAAAATGCAGCAGCATACACTACGGATTCCAAAAAGAACATATTGTAATGGAAGAAAACTCCAGCATACCCAActcatcaaaaaattaaaaagaaaaagaaaaataatgaaaaataatgatGAACATGTGAATCAAGTGTTTAAGAGTGGAGGTCATTGAACCAACTCCTTTTCTACTCatttgattttgcaatttggaggaCCCTAAAACTCTTTTGCATCAACTTGTCCTAGCCAAAAACCATAGCTATTATTCAAAATTGGCTTTTATAATGATAGAGGCCGGATGCTCTAGAAGGAATATCACCAAAGGGTGCTTTGAATAATCCAGTGGGCTATGTTGTCTGATGGAATTTGCAGTCATAAGACGTGAAGACTTTGAAAAAGGCTGCCAGAAGTGATAGATGATAGATGGAGTAGGATCTAAAGGAAACTGAAAGTTTTCATAAAGAATCTGGTTCCCATGCATCATCTACCTCTCATATACCAATCTCCCATATAAGAATATACTCAGTTAATTAATACACATGCACCAACATTGATCATGGACTAGTTGCAAATGAAAGGTTAGCAAATATGAGAAGCATATGAGAAATAGCTGCATGTTGAACACATTGAATATGCAAATTTTAGCATGATAAATTTATCATGGTCGATAACTTCAAATCACCCACACAATCAAAAGCTTTATCTTAAGACCATAGTAGCTAGTAAATTCCTTCAATCTCATGTTAtcaataaattttagttttttaaaatcGTTATTTAGATAAATTTACATGCTCCATTCCATTGTTATTCATTCatcattttgattaaaaaaattaagaccCATATTTTGAACTGCAATTGTACATAACAATTGGAAGTTGAAAGAGGCCCAAATATAACAATGATGATACTTTGAATTGAGTGGGCCCCCAAATAAATAGACCAGTCTCCACAAATTGCACAGATTGGATTATCCTACAGATCCAACTGGTGAGCTTTTCCCATGATGTAATCCATTTAGAAGTCATCAGATAGGATAGATAAGACAACCCAATTGGTGATATCATCTACAGAGGCTCGACCACGGTAGAACCCATCCCACAAACGGTTCAGGTGCTAATGGTGTCCAATGCGAGTGTAGTGCAGCAGTCATGGAAATTCATGCCATGCAATCCAACTAGATTTTGTCTAATTTAAAATACCATAGTTCGAGTGAACTCACAATCATTGATGCCAGCAAGGGCCATCAAGCGAACAACAACTTCTCGCTCCTCTGCATCCTGAAGGGCCCTCACATATGCCTCATCACTATCAAACGCTGATGGGTCGATCTCCACACCCAATTCATCCTCACTCGGGGCCAGTCCATGCACATCGAATGCATCTTCACCATCATCACTGCTCCCAGCATCATTCCCATCATCATTTGGATCATCACCAGCTTCATCTTCATAAACATAACGACCACTATCAGAACTTTCATAATCGCTTCCATCACCACCATTCATTCTAAGCATCATATACGCCCTTTCCTGGCCCATAAGCAACAAAACCCAATCAACAAAAAAGATAGAATGAAAGAAGGAGCTGattcaagaaaacccaaaccctaaacagAATAACGGATCGAACCTGTTCTTGAAGTGTACGAGCGAGGGCCAGATCGGCATCAAGTTGGCTGAGGCTAGTGAAGGGCGCCCAGGAAGGCTGTCGAGATGAGGGGATGGATTTAGGTTCCAGTTCGGACTCggagttagggttagggttttctttGTTGGGTTTGTTGCCATGTTTAGATTCTTTGGTGTTCTCCATGTAGAtaagaaaggagagaagagaaccCTAAAGCTTTGATCAGAGAAAGAGATCAAAGGAGATGTGGGttagggaatggagagagagagcgaaagtgagagagcaagagagggagatatttgggatttggggtttttttgggCGCGGTTCTGTTTTttagcgcgcgcccaaatttaggtCGTGATCAGTCTgggctctatgggccctaccatgatgcgtgtcaaacatctaccctatcagtcagatgcaccatcccatggtgggcctagggattGAAAATCAAATCATTCTATtacttgtgtgagccacaccacatacaaaagttgagaggggttaccctccattaaaacattcataattattttttgggcccattaagatgtggttcacaaatccagcccatccattatgtgtgtgccacttagatgagggatcatatcaagtttcaaccgcattcaaattttaggtggggcccaccaagtgcttttatatgttttaggcatgtcttcacatgattttagatggtatggcccaccagagttctgtatacggctgatttttaggatatcccataatttaaaggggacccatcaaatgcacggtgttgatgtttgacacatgtcatggtggggcccacacagcttgacctcatggggatggcatggattaaacacaaaggtcaagctgtgttggccccaccataacatgtgtcaaacatcaacaccgtgcatttgatgggccccctttaaattatgggatatcccaaaaatcagtcgtatacggaacttaggtgggccataccatctaaaatcatgtgaagaaatgcctaaaacatataaaagcacttagtggggcccacatgaaatttttatgcatttgaaacttggtttgactcctcatccaagtgggacacacataatggatgggctagatttgtgaaccacatctcggtgggcctaacaaatgattatgaatattttaatggagggtaacccctcttttgggatcaagccataaaatgatcagtaaaaatggatgaacggataggatgaaacacatacatcatggtggggcccacaaagcatcatccaacatattcataatatcaaaaaaatatgaatgaagggaaaacacaaacatcagcctaa
This window encodes:
- the LOC131244170 gene encoding E3 ubiquitin ligase BIG BROTHER-related-like, coding for MENTKESKHGNKPNKENPNPNSESELEPKSIPSSRQPSWAPFTSLSQLDADLALARTLQEQERAYMMLRMNGGDGSDYESSDSGRYVYEDEAGDDPNDDGNDAGSSDDGEDAFDVHGLAPSEDELGVEIDPSAFDSDEAYVRALQDAEEREVVVRLMALAGINDCEFTRTMVF